One window of Pseudomonas sp. ML2-2023-3 genomic DNA carries:
- the clpS gene encoding ATP-dependent Clp protease adapter ClpS has product MHAISQTRLTFNQDHPDFDDEDSAGLAVQEAKPALQAPPMYKVVLFNDDYTPMDFVVEILEAFFNLNRELATKVMLAVHTEGRAVCGIYTRDIAETKAAQVNQYARESQHPLLCEIEKDG; this is encoded by the coding sequence ATGCATGCAATCAGCCAGACTCGACTAACATTCAATCAGGATCATCCGGATTTTGATGACGAAGATTCCGCTGGCTTGGCTGTGCAAGAGGCTAAGCCTGCGCTTCAGGCGCCGCCGATGTACAAGGTGGTTTTGTTTAATGATGACTACACTCCCATGGATTTTGTTGTCGAAATCCTTGAGGCGTTTTTTAACTTGAATCGCGAATTGGCGACCAAGGTCATGCTGGCCGTCCATACAGAAGGACGGGCTGTGTGCGGCATCTATACCCGCGACATTGCCGAGACCAAGGCGGCGCAGGTAAACCAGTACGCACGCGAAAGCCAGCATCCGCTACTCTGTGAAATCGAGAAGGACGGTTAA
- the clpA gene encoding ATP-dependent Clp protease ATP-binding subunit ClpA, with translation MLNRELEVTLNLAFKEARSKRHEFMTVEHLLLALLDNEAAATVLRACGANLDKLKHDLQEFIDSTTPLIPVHDEDRETQPTLGFQRVLQRAVFHVQSSGKREVTGANVLVAIFSEQESQAVFLLKQQSVARIDVVNFIAHGISKVPGHGDHTDSDHEMQDEEGGESSSSSNPLDAYASNLNELARQGRIDPLVGREMEVERVAQILARRRKNNPLLVGEAGVGKTAIAEGLAKRIVDNQVPDLLANSIVYSLDLGALLAGTKYRGDFEKRFKALLGELKKRPQAILFIDEIHTIIGAGAASGGVMDASNLLKPLLSSGDIRCIGSTTFQEFRGIFEKDRALARRFQKVDVSEPSVEDTIGILRGLKGRFEQHHGIEYSDEALRAAAELASRYINDRHMPDKAIDVIDEAGAYQRLQPVESRVKRIEVAQVEDIVAKIARIPPKHVSVSDKELLRNLERDLRLTVFGQDAAIDSLSTAIKLSRAGLKSPDKPVGSFLFAGPTGVGKTEAARQLAKALGIELIRFDMSEYMERHTVSRLIGAPPGYVGFDQGGLLTEAITKQPHCVLLLDEIEKAHPEVFNLLLQVMDHGTLTDNNGRKADFRNVIVIMTTNAGAETASRASIGFTHQDHASDAMEAIKKSFTPEFRNRLDTIIQFGRLSHEVIKHVVDKFLTELQAQLEDKHVQLEVSDAARGWLAAGGYDALMGARPMARLIQDKIKRPLAEEILFGELADHGGVVHIDLENGELTFEYETSVEMA, from the coding sequence ATGTTAAATCGCGAGCTCGAAGTCACCCTCAATCTTGCCTTCAAGGAAGCCCGCTCCAAACGTCATGAGTTCATGACGGTTGAGCATCTCCTTTTAGCGCTTTTGGATAATGAGGCGGCCGCAACCGTTCTACGCGCCTGTGGCGCAAACCTCGACAAACTCAAGCATGACCTGCAAGAGTTTATTGACTCCACGACACCCCTTATCCCTGTCCACGACGAAGACCGCGAAACGCAGCCAACCCTTGGTTTTCAGCGTGTCTTGCAGCGTGCCGTATTCCACGTGCAGAGTTCCGGCAAGCGTGAAGTAACGGGCGCCAATGTACTGGTTGCCATCTTCAGCGAGCAGGAAAGCCAGGCTGTGTTTCTGCTCAAGCAGCAGAGCGTGGCGCGCATTGATGTGGTCAACTTTATTGCCCACGGCATTTCCAAGGTGCCGGGGCATGGCGACCACACTGACAGCGATCATGAGATGCAGGATGAAGAGGGTGGCGAGTCGTCGTCTTCAAGCAATCCTCTGGATGCCTACGCCAGCAATCTGAACGAGCTGGCCCGCCAGGGTCGCATCGATCCGCTGGTTGGGCGCGAAATGGAAGTTGAGCGCGTTGCTCAGATCCTGGCCCGTCGTCGCAAAAACAACCCGTTGCTGGTCGGTGAGGCAGGTGTGGGTAAAACCGCGATTGCCGAAGGTCTGGCCAAGCGCATCGTCGACAATCAAGTGCCTGACCTGCTGGCTAACAGCATCGTCTACTCCCTTGATCTGGGCGCGTTGCTGGCGGGTACCAAATACCGCGGTGATTTCGAGAAGCGCTTCAAGGCGTTGCTCGGCGAGCTGAAAAAGCGTCCACAAGCGATTCTGTTTATCGACGAAATTCACACCATTATCGGTGCTGGCGCGGCTTCTGGCGGGGTGATGGATGCCTCCAACCTGCTCAAGCCCTTGTTGTCTTCGGGCGACATTCGTTGCATCGGCTCCACTACGTTCCAGGAATTTCGCGGAATTTTCGAGAAAGACCGTGCCTTGGCGCGACGTTTCCAGAAAGTCGATGTGTCCGAACCTTCGGTTGAAGACACCATTGGCATTCTGCGCGGGCTTAAAGGTCGTTTCGAGCAGCATCACGGTATCGAATACAGCGATGAGGCCCTGCGTGCAGCGGCTGAGCTGGCTTCGCGCTATATCAATGACCGTCATATGCCGGACAAGGCCATCGATGTGATCGACGAGGCTGGCGCCTACCAGCGCCTGCAGCCGGTCGAGAGCCGGGTCAAGCGCATTGAAGTGGCGCAGGTGGAAGATATCGTGGCGAAAATCGCCCGTATTCCGCCAAAACATGTCTCTGTCTCTGACAAGGAACTGTTGCGCAACCTAGAGCGCGACCTGCGTCTGACCGTATTCGGCCAGGATGCGGCAATCGATTCGTTGTCCACGGCGATCAAGTTGTCCCGTGCCGGGCTCAAGTCGCCAGACAAGCCTGTGGGTTCGTTCCTGTTCGCAGGGCCGACCGGTGTCGGTAAAACCGAGGCCGCGCGCCAGTTGGCCAAGGCGTTGGGGATCGAGCTGATCCGTTTCGACATGTCCGAGTACATGGAGCGTCACACCGTATCGCGTCTGATTGGTGCGCCTCCGGGCTATGTCGGTTTCGATCAGGGCGGTTTACTGACTGAAGCCATCACCAAGCAGCCTCACTGCGTGTTGCTGCTCGACGAAATCGAGAAGGCCCACCCTGAAGTCTTTAACCTGCTGTTGCAGGTCATGGATCACGGCACGCTGACCGATAACAACGGGCGCAAGGCTGACTTTCGCAATGTGATCGTCATCATGACCACCAACGCGGGGGCTGAAACGGCTTCTCGGGCTTCGATCGGGTTTACTCATCAGGATCATGCTTCCGATGCGATGGAAGCGATCAAGAAGAGCTTCACCCCCGAGTTCCGTAACCGCCTGGACACCATCATCCAGTTTGGTCGCCTCAGCCACGAGGTTATCAAGCACGTGGTGGACAAGTTCCTTACCGAACTGCAAGCCCAGCTGGAAGACAAGCATGTGCAGCTTGAAGTGTCGGATGCGGCTCGCGGCTGGTTGGCGGCGGGTGGCTATGATGCTCTGATGGGTGCACGCCCAATGGCGCGTTTGATCCAGGACAAGATCAAGCGTCCGTTGGCCGAGGAGATTCTCTTTGGGGAGCTGGCCGACCATGGCGGTGTAGTACACATCGACCTGGAGAATGGCGAGTTGACCTTCGAGTATGAAACCTCAGTTGAAATGGCTTGA